In the Telopea speciosissima isolate NSW1024214 ecotype Mountain lineage chromosome 2, Tspe_v1, whole genome shotgun sequence genome, one interval contains:
- the LOC122650988 gene encoding uncharacterized protein At1g15400-like, with protein sequence MAGLQRSTISFRRQGSSGLVWDDKVLSGELAEMNKQKEEGTEEHRELRTSRSVRAGKTRVDHHQSDATKLERSQSEGSRRRRQRQRQGQGYRTEKEVLPVVDPPSPKVSFCGFCTVFKKPEQQIRNHHSSPGQ encoded by the coding sequence ATGGCTGGTCTGCAAAGGTCTACAATATCGTTTAGGAGGCAAGGTTCATCAGGGTTGGTATGGGATGACAAAGTATTGTCAGGGGAGTTAGCTGAGATGAATAagcagaaagaagaaggaacagaAGAGCACAGGGAGTTGAGAACAAGCAGAAGTGTAAGGGCAGGGAAGACAAGAGTAGATCACCACCAATCGGATGCAACGAAATTGGAGCGTAGCCAGTCGGAGGGCAGCCGCCGGCGACGGCAACGGCAACGGCAAGGACAAGGGTACCGGACTGAAAAGGAGGTCTTACCTGTCGTAGACCCACCTTCTCCTAAAGTGTCCTTCTGTGGCTTCTGTACTGTCTTCAAAAAGCCAGAGCAGCAGATTCGTAATCATCATTCATCACCTGGCCAGTAA